A region from the Paenibacillus humicola genome encodes:
- a CDS encoding ABC transporter permease: MKAYFKLTLAQLRLFSRNRQVLFFSLIFPILLMAALGSFLGNGNSVNLNGVVIDQDHSEASKKVVEAFRDQKTLKLDAAPSEQEALEELKRGDEQLVVVVPEGYSEQLQAGGGSPAKLKVYYDEKNMAVSQLGITFVNGVADGISKSIVHYVPAVTVDAEPLQSLGLRYIDFLVPGIVAMMIMSNNLNGVAGQIASWRERGVLRRMQSTTLKARTFIAAQITARLLLNGTQAVIVLLVARLMFKVKVTGSWPLLLLLVILGTLVFMSIGFIIAGLAKTPESAGPIAGLISFPLMFLGNVFFPVKNMPSFLQPFVKSLPITHLSDSLREVMNVGTGFGGLWGNVLLLAAWAVAAFTVASFTFKWE; the protein is encoded by the coding sequence ATGAAAGCCTATTTCAAGCTCACGCTGGCACAGCTTCGCCTTTTTTCGAGAAACCGGCAGGTGCTGTTCTTTTCTCTGATATTTCCTATCCTCCTGATGGCCGCTCTCGGCTCCTTTCTCGGGAATGGTAATTCAGTCAATCTGAACGGTGTCGTCATTGATCAAGACCATAGTGAGGCTTCGAAGAAGGTTGTCGAAGCCTTTCGAGATCAGAAGACGCTGAAGCTGGATGCGGCTCCATCGGAGCAGGAAGCGCTGGAAGAGCTGAAGCGGGGCGACGAACAGCTGGTCGTCGTTGTTCCTGAGGGATATAGCGAGCAGCTGCAGGCGGGCGGCGGAAGCCCGGCCAAGCTTAAGGTCTATTACGACGAAAAAAATATGGCTGTCTCCCAGCTCGGAATCACCTTCGTGAACGGGGTCGCCGACGGCATCAGCAAGTCGATCGTCCATTATGTTCCGGCCGTTACGGTCGATGCTGAGCCGCTTCAATCTCTTGGTCTTCGTTACATCGATTTCCTCGTGCCGGGTATTGTTGCCATGATGATTATGTCCAACAACCTGAACGGCGTGGCCGGACAAATCGCCTCCTGGCGCGAACGCGGCGTCCTCCGCCGCATGCAAAGCACGACGCTCAAGGCGCGCACGTTCATTGCCGCGCAAATTACGGCCCGTTTGCTGCTAAACGGAACGCAGGCGGTAATCGTTCTGCTGGTCGCCCGGCTCATGTTTAAAGTAAAGGTTACGGGGTCTTGGCCGCTTCTGCTGCTGCTGGTCATTCTGGGGACGCTCGTCTTCATGTCGATCGGCTTCATCATCGCCGGTCTGGCGAAGACGCCGGAGAGCGCCGGGCCGATTGCGGGGCTCATTTCGTTCCCGCTTATGTTTCTCGGGAACGTGTTTTTCCCGGTGAAGAACATGCCTTCGTTCCTTCAACCGTTCGTCAAGTCGCTGCCGATCACGCATCTGTCGGACTCGCTGCGCGAAGTGATGAACGTCGGCACCGGATTCGGCGGCTTGTGGGGAAATGTGCTCCTGCTTGCCGCTTGGGCCGTCGCGGCGTTCACGGTCGCTAGCTTTACGTTCAAATGGGAGTAA
- a CDS encoding ABC transporter ATP-binding protein: protein MDYGMEYGSASSSVPATAKSVITAQGLVKRYGDFTAVDGVSFEVKQGEVFGLLGPNGAGKTTTMEMIEGLRRPDGGSAKVAGFDTLGQLDKVKAVIGVQLQSTSLFDLLTVKEITEMYASFYKSSVPIEPLLDSMILREKLNGRVKGLSGGQKQRLAIALALVNDPLVLFLDEPTTGLDPQARRTLWDIILRLKNEGKTIILSTHYMDEAYILCDRICLMDRGQIIALDTPQNLIRSLSSENAIEFRVPDWDERSPGEQARLKSFLSSVEHISSMEERKNMFILYTDNLQASLTGLIQQADAEGLRLTDLSTRTATLEDVFIHMTGRSLREQ from the coding sequence ATGGACTACGGTATGGAGTACGGGTCGGCATCCTCGTCTGTTCCGGCTACCGCGAAATCCGTTATTACGGCCCAGGGCTTAGTAAAGCGATACGGCGATTTTACGGCAGTAGACGGTGTCAGCTTCGAGGTGAAGCAGGGCGAAGTATTCGGTCTGCTCGGACCGAACGGAGCTGGGAAAACGACGACAATGGAAATGATCGAGGGCTTGCGCAGGCCCGACGGAGGCTCCGCCAAGGTGGCCGGCTTCGATACGCTGGGGCAGCTCGATAAGGTGAAAGCGGTGATCGGTGTTCAGCTTCAATCGACTTCGCTGTTCGACCTGCTGACGGTGAAAGAAATTACCGAGATGTACGCGAGCTTTTACAAAAGCTCTGTTCCCATCGAGCCTCTCCTTGACAGCATGATTCTACGGGAAAAACTGAACGGACGAGTCAAGGGACTGTCAGGCGGCCAAAAGCAGCGACTCGCCATCGCGCTCGCCCTCGTGAACGATCCGCTCGTGCTTTTCCTGGACGAACCGACGACGGGACTCGATCCGCAGGCGCGAAGGACGCTGTGGGATATCATTCTGCGGCTAAAGAACGAAGGAAAAACGATTATCTTATCTACGCACTACATGGATGAAGCGTATATCCTGTGCGACCGCATCTGTCTCATGGACCGGGGACAAATCATCGCCCTCGATACGCCTCAAAACCTTATTCGCAGCCTGTCCTCCGAGAACGCCATCGAATTCCGCGTCCCGGATTGGGACGAGCGAAGCCCGGGCGAGCAGGCCCGGCTGAAATCGTTTCTTTCGTCGGTGGAGCATATCTCCAGCATGGAGGAGCGCAAAAACATGTTCATCCTTTATACCGACAATCTCCAGGCGTCTCTTACCGGACTGATCCAACAAGCCGACGCCGAGGGGCTGCGGCTGACGGACCTGAGCACCCGCACCGCCACGCTTGAAGATGTGTTCATCCATATGACGGGAAGGAGCCTCAGGGAACAATGA
- the sigK gene encoding RNA polymerase sporulation sigma factor SigK yields the protein MPGLFATIALFIKQLTLLVSYVKNNAFPQPLQEEEELRHLKLMAEGNQQSRNLLIEHNLRLVAHIVKKFDNTGEDLEDLISIGTIGLIKAIESFQTGKGTKLATFAARCIENEILMHLRSLKKTRKDVSLHDPIGTDKEGNEITLIDILGTETDEVVDKVQLKIEKSKIYKNLDILDEREKEVVVGRFGLEHGGEERTQREIAKELGISRSYVSRIEKRALMKLYHEFYKAKK from the coding sequence ATGCCCGGATTGTTCGCCACAATTGCTTTGTTCATCAAGCAGCTGACGCTTCTCGTATCTTACGTGAAAAACAACGCTTTTCCCCAGCCGCTGCAAGAGGAAGAAGAGCTCCGGCATCTGAAGCTGATGGCGGAGGGGAATCAGCAGTCCCGTAATTTATTGATCGAGCATAACCTGCGCCTTGTTGCGCATATCGTCAAAAAATTCGACAATACCGGCGAAGACCTCGAGGATCTGATCTCGATCGGCACGATCGGCCTGATCAAGGCGATCGAGAGCTTTCAGACCGGCAAAGGCACGAAGCTGGCGACGTTCGCCGCGCGCTGTATCGAGAACGAAATACTTATGCACCTTCGGTCGCTGAAGAAAACCCGCAAGGACGTGTCGCTGCACGATCCGATCGGGACGGATAAAGAGGGGAACGAGATTACCCTCATCGACATCCTCGGCACGGAAACCGACGAAGTCGTCGACAAGGTGCAGCTCAAAATCGAAAAATCAAAAATATATAAAAACTTGGATATCCTGGATGAACGTGAGAAGGAAGTCGTCGTCGGCCGGTTCGGGCTCGAGCACGGAGGGGAAGAGCGAACGCAGCGGGAGATTGCAAAGGAGCTCGGAATCAGCCGCTCCTACGTGTCGCGGATCGAGAAACGGGCTTTGATGAAGCTGTATCATGAGTTTTATAAAGCTAAAAAATGA
- a CDS encoding response regulator transcription factor, protein MPSHEKIRIVLAEDQALVREGLRLILDAQPDLEVVAEAVDGRSAVSAAMRTLPDVILMDIQMPGGTGIEATREILSALPHTKIVLLTTFDVQAYVFDGIRAGAVGYLLKDTDTRELLDGIRWVYGGQVIYRTATASKALAQMMESRSGLEPAAGPDLIEPLSEREIDVLQQMAYGRKNQEIADILHVSNPTVKTHVHRILQKLGALDRTQAVVFALRQGLVQ, encoded by the coding sequence ATGCCAAGCCATGAAAAAATTCGCATCGTGCTGGCCGAAGATCAGGCCCTCGTACGGGAAGGGCTGCGGTTGATTCTCGATGCCCAGCCGGATCTTGAGGTCGTCGCCGAGGCGGTTGATGGCAGGAGCGCCGTATCGGCCGCCATGCGAACCCTGCCGGATGTCATTCTGATGGACATTCAGATGCCGGGCGGCACTGGCATCGAAGCGACCCGCGAAATCCTGAGCGCCTTGCCGCATACGAAAATCGTCCTGCTGACCACGTTCGATGTCCAGGCGTACGTCTTTGACGGCATTCGCGCCGGCGCCGTCGGCTATTTACTGAAGGACACCGATACGAGGGAGCTGCTCGACGGCATTCGGTGGGTATACGGAGGACAAGTCATTTACCGTACCGCAACTGCGAGCAAGGCGTTGGCCCAGATGATGGAAAGCAGGAGCGGACTGGAGCCCGCAGCGGGTCCCGATTTAATCGAGCCTTTAAGCGAACGCGAAATCGACGTTTTGCAGCAGATGGCGTACGGCCGCAAGAACCAGGAGATCGCGGACATTCTCCATGTATCGAACCCTACCGTGAAGACGCATGTTCACCGGATTCTGCAGAAACTGGGCGCTCTTGATCGAACGCAGGCGGTTGTCTTCGCTTTGCGTCAAGGCCTCGTTCAATAG